A window of the Desulforapulum autotrophicum HRM2 genome harbors these coding sequences:
- a CDS encoding putative ABC transporter permease subunit produces the protein METSDLVPGGRSPENAILTLMRPRILSFKNSMRQGRGLKNRLSRLFLWSMGIIFWLAIFWVSHRVLVYFSSIEELGRILAFKLMALVFVTFFSLLIFSGILVVLSKLYLSKDLLLVLAMPVPGYKIFAARWLECLVDSSWMVIVFAVPLFAAYGMIFDGLWFYYLTLGMVLVLLSTGACTISAIAMMAAVVVLPANRIRTIFVFVGLALFIGLYVGVRVIRPERLVDPEVFTSTLVYLQAMQTAPLPFLPSTWAYDALVAALTGQRLAALFHLGLLASFSAVMGVVMLLVADLIYFKGVSRAQSAPARLFRQRRLKFFGLGFLSLPVAALVFKEIKSFFRDQTQWSQLFLIFALIGIYVYNFKVLPLERSPMGTVFLGNALAFLNMGLALFVLTAIAGRFVFPCVSMEGEAFWIIRTSPVTLGQFLWVKHVIYLVPLFVLTLVLIVATNLLLRVDVFMMVLSLVNVCLMVPGVVSLGVGCGAIFADFKSENPAQTLSSQGGLLFMVFSVLFIGAVIMIEAGPVYAIFKAGFHGRPLGTGTIVWSIVSFVLAGGLCATAVVLPMRLGKKHLEQRLCA, from the coding sequence ATGGAAACATCTGATCTTGTACCCGGTGGCAGGTCACCCGAAAATGCGATATTGACCCTGATGCGGCCACGGATTTTATCGTTTAAAAACAGCATGCGCCAGGGCCGGGGACTTAAAAACCGGTTGAGTCGGCTTTTTCTCTGGTCCATGGGGATCATATTCTGGCTCGCCATCTTCTGGGTCTCCCACCGGGTCCTGGTCTATTTTTCCAGCATTGAAGAGCTTGGCAGGATACTTGCCTTTAAACTCATGGCTCTTGTCTTTGTCACCTTTTTTTCCTTGTTGATTTTTTCAGGTATCCTTGTGGTCCTGTCAAAACTCTATCTGTCAAAGGACCTGCTCCTTGTGCTTGCCATGCCGGTTCCCGGGTACAAGATCTTTGCGGCAAGGTGGCTTGAGTGCCTGGTGGACAGCTCCTGGATGGTGATCGTCTTTGCCGTTCCCCTGTTTGCCGCCTATGGCATGATCTTTGACGGTTTATGGTTCTATTATCTGACCCTTGGAATGGTGCTTGTTCTGTTGTCCACAGGGGCGTGCACCATCAGTGCCATTGCCATGATGGCGGCTGTTGTGGTGCTTCCGGCAAACAGGATCCGGACGATTTTTGTGTTTGTGGGGCTTGCGCTCTTTATCGGGCTCTACGTGGGGGTGAGGGTGATTCGGCCAGAACGGCTGGTGGATCCCGAAGTGTTTACCTCCACCCTTGTTTATCTCCAGGCCATGCAGACCGCTCCGCTGCCGTTTCTGCCAAGCACCTGGGCCTATGATGCCCTGGTGGCGGCCCTGACAGGCCAGCGTCTTGCAGCTTTATTCCACCTGGGGCTTTTGGCAAGTTTTTCTGCAGTCATGGGCGTTGTCATGCTCCTTGTTGCGGATCTTATCTATTTTAAGGGGGTGTCCCGGGCCCAGAGCGCACCTGCCCGGTTGTTTCGACAACGGCGGCTCAAATTTTTCGGGCTGGGGTTTCTTTCCCTGCCCGTTGCTGCCCTTGTGTTTAAGGAGATTAAGAGTTTTTTCCGGGATCAGACCCAGTGGTCCCAGCTTTTTCTGATCTTTGCCCTGATCGGGATCTACGTGTACAACTTCAAGGTGCTGCCCCTTGAACGGTCACCCATGGGGACCGTGTTTCTGGGCAATGCGCTTGCCTTCTTAAACATGGGGCTTGCCCTGTTTGTCCTGACGGCCATTGCAGGCCGGTTTGTCTTTCCCTGTGTGAGCATGGAGGGGGAGGCGTTCTGGATCATCCGAACCAGCCCTGTCACCCTGGGGCAGTTTTTGTGGGTCAAGCATGTAATTTACCTTGTGCCGCTCTTTGTGCTTACCCTGGTGCTCATTGTTGCCACCAACCTTCTTCTCCGGGTGGACGTTTTCATGATGGTCCTCTCCCTTGTCAACGTCTGCCTCATGGTGCCGGGGGTGGTCAGCCTTGGCGTGGGCTGCGGGGCGATCTTTGCCGATTTTAAATCGGAGAACCCGGCCCAGACCCTTTCCAGCCAGGGCGGGCTTTTGTTCATGGTGTTTTCAGTTCTTTTTATCGGGGCTGTGATCATGATCGAGGCAGGCCCTGTGTACGCTATTTTCAAGGCTGGATTCCATGGAAGACCCCTGGGCACTGGCACCATTGTCTGGAGTATTGTTTCGTTTGTTCTGGCAGGGGGGCTGTGTGCAACCGCCGTGGTGCTGCCCATGCGCCTTGGTAAAAAACATCTTGAACAAAGGCTTTGCGCATGA
- a CDS encoding aldehyde ferredoxin oxidoreductase family protein, which translates to MLHGYGGHILRVDLTSGKILREKTDPGYMLETIGGRGLNSRRLYDELERDIDPLSEENLLLIGVGPITGSLFSTSAYMTISGKSPMTGILGDSAAGGFFGPEIKYAGYDQLIFTGKAATLSYVYIHDDHVEIRDASPMKGQDIFQTTAMIRKELKDNNVQIAAIGPAGENLVRYSIVACNNSRVCGRTGMGCLFGSKNIKAIVVKGTGMVSLADPLKFMELCRIIDKRIETHPEFQERHELGSTLLMKALNGLGILPVNHFQKGVAPYVDQISGQALAKRYKVKNKGCFNCNINCSRYYMTREVESEGPEYETLCSFSSRIGSDNLEFALKMNQYLNRMGLDSLSTGETIGWAMECVEKGIFDKNDFDGLDFTWGNINTVEKILDLIIHQQGIGVDFAMGTRYLADKMGRGSQKYALHVKGLDVICGDPRGIKAFGLTYAIASRGADHLRAEPFFELTNRFDEAEKRFGTRDAADRLSNNGKAALVEFTERQALLTDCLTMCKNVGLSMDVLDFELAADLLRAGTGLKFTQENVNKALRTTITNDRLMNIDFGITAKDDTLPHRFTHEPLSEGASKNQVVPIHDMVRDYYKLKGWDKKGVPIKK; encoded by the coding sequence ATGCTGCACGGTTATGGAGGACATATATTACGGGTGGATCTTACGTCGGGTAAGATCCTGCGTGAAAAAACGGATCCTGGATACATGCTTGAAACCATTGGCGGCCGGGGCTTGAATTCCCGCAGGCTCTATGACGAGCTTGAAAGGGACATTGACCCGCTTTCAGAAGAGAACCTGCTGTTGATCGGGGTTGGACCGATCACGGGGTCTCTTTTTTCGACTTCCGCCTATATGACCATTTCCGGAAAATCCCCCATGACGGGAATTCTGGGAGATTCTGCGGCCGGTGGATTTTTCGGGCCTGAGATCAAATATGCCGGATATGACCAGCTGATTTTCACGGGCAAGGCTGCCACCCTCAGCTATGTTTATATCCATGATGACCATGTTGAGATCCGGGATGCCAGCCCCATGAAGGGCCAGGACATCTTTCAGACCACGGCCATGATCCGAAAAGAACTCAAGGATAACAACGTCCAGATCGCCGCCATTGGCCCTGCCGGTGAAAATCTTGTCAGATATTCTATCGTGGCCTGTAATAATTCCAGGGTTTGCGGAAGAACCGGCATGGGATGCCTGTTCGGTTCCAAAAATATCAAGGCGATTGTGGTCAAGGGAACGGGCATGGTTTCCCTGGCAGATCCTTTGAAATTCATGGAGCTGTGCAGGATTATCGACAAGAGAATTGAAACCCATCCCGAGTTCCAGGAACGCCATGAACTGGGTTCAACCCTTTTGATGAAGGCATTGAACGGGCTGGGAATATTGCCTGTAAATCATTTTCAAAAGGGGGTGGCACCCTATGTGGACCAGATCAGCGGACAGGCCCTGGCCAAACGATACAAGGTAAAGAACAAGGGCTGTTTTAACTGCAACATCAACTGCTCCAGGTACTACATGACCCGGGAGGTGGAGAGCGAGGGTCCTGAATATGAAACGCTCTGCAGTTTTTCTTCGCGCATCGGAAGCGATAACCTTGAATTTGCCCTTAAAATGAATCAGTACCTGAACCGCATGGGACTTGATTCCCTGAGTACGGGTGAAACCATTGGGTGGGCCATGGAGTGCGTTGAAAAAGGCATTTTTGACAAAAATGATTTTGATGGCCTGGACTTCACCTGGGGCAATATCAACACCGTTGAAAAGATACTGGATCTCATCATCCACCAGCAGGGAATTGGGGTTGATTTTGCAATGGGCACCCGCTACCTTGCCGACAAGATGGGACGGGGTTCACAAAAATATGCCCTCCATGTGAAAGGACTTGATGTTATCTGTGGTGATCCCCGGGGTATCAAGGCCTTTGGACTCACCTATGCCATTGCATCAAGGGGGGCTGACCATTTAAGGGCCGAACCCTTTTTTGAGTTGACCAACCGGTTTGACGAAGCAGAAAAAAGATTTGGAACCCGGGATGCTGCGGATCGACTTTCAAATAATGGCAAAGCTGCCCTGGTTGAATTCACCGAGCGGCAGGCGCTTTTGACCGATTGCCTGACCATGTGCAAGAATGTGGGCTTGAGCATGGATGTGCTCGATTTTGAACTTGCGGCAGATCTTTTAAGGGCTGGAACGGGCCTTAAATTTACCCAGGAGAATGTCAACAAAGCGTTGAGAACAACCATCACCAACGACAGGCTAATGAATATTGATTTTGGTATTACGGCCAAGGACGATACCCTGCCCCATCGATTCACCCATGAACCTTTGTCCGAGGGGGCGTCTAAAAACCAGGTCGTTCCAATCCATGACATGGTACGAGATTATTATAAGCTCAAAGGCTGGGATAAAAAGGGAGTACCGATAAAAAAATGA
- a CDS encoding MFS transporter has translation MTTPQPLKKNISPFAIPDVRRFIAFRVLFNSRFYYPVFTILFLDFGLTVAQFSILNAVWAATIVLLEVPSGALADVIGRKRLLVFASAVMVVEVGIISFIPLLSPRVTFIVFLVNRILSGFAEAAASGADEALAYDALTARGNPQEWGRVLDYMTRFKAVGFIVAMTLGAAVYDPRLVQRLCDFAGFDLVVSQSVTMRFPLYLTFVLALGCLWVTLGMTNDSVTDQTRETPDNNPGSKDVSATGIQSLVQAFRITLEGGRWIIGTWFVLWVMLFGMLFDGVIRMTTTLSSQYYRLVNIPESLFGILGSTVAILGIFIPRLALKIAETRPPRDALALTAFLALVGLWTMNFFWSYLGIIPALITSSAMYFNGFFISYYLNRETASKNRATVLSFKGLIYNVSYGVLGVAYALVLKTHRAALESVSMGVVDSVAMENQVFVDVFVCFPLVFMAGLTVMVLFSFLTFKKKSS, from the coding sequence ATGACGACGCCCCAACCGTTGAAGAAAAATATATCTCCCTTTGCCATTCCAGACGTCCGGCGCTTTATTGCCTTCCGGGTGCTGTTCAACTCACGGTTTTACTACCCCGTGTTTACCATCCTTTTCCTTGATTTCGGGCTGACCGTGGCCCAGTTTTCCATTCTAAATGCCGTGTGGGCTGCCACCATTGTTTTGCTGGAGGTGCCATCCGGAGCCCTTGCCGACGTGATCGGGCGAAAACGCCTGCTGGTATTTGCCTCGGCTGTGATGGTGGTTGAGGTGGGTATCATCAGCTTTATCCCGCTCCTGTCCCCCCGGGTGACCTTTATCGTTTTCCTGGTCAACCGCATTCTGAGCGGGTTTGCTGAGGCCGCAGCCAGCGGGGCCGATGAGGCCCTTGCCTATGATGCATTAACGGCCCGGGGCAATCCCCAGGAGTGGGGCAGGGTCCTGGATTACATGACCCGGTTCAAGGCCGTGGGATTTATCGTTGCCATGACCCTGGGGGCCGCGGTTTATGACCCCCGCCTTGTTCAACGACTCTGTGATTTTGCGGGGTTCGATCTGGTCGTCTCCCAGTCCGTCACCATGCGGTTTCCCCTTTATCTCACCTTTGTACTGGCGCTGGGTTGCCTTTGGGTGACCCTGGGCATGACCAATGATTCTGTTACTGACCAGACCCGGGAAACGCCGGATAATAACCCGGGGAGCAAGGATGTTTCTGCCACGGGTATCCAGTCGCTGGTGCAGGCCTTCAGGATTACCCTGGAAGGGGGAAGATGGATCATTGGAACCTGGTTTGTGCTCTGGGTGATGCTCTTTGGCATGCTCTTTGACGGTGTGATCCGCATGACCACCACCCTGTCCAGCCAGTATTACCGCCTGGTGAATATTCCTGAATCGCTCTTTGGTATTCTCGGTTCAACCGTTGCCATACTCGGGATCTTTATCCCGCGGCTGGCCTTAAAGATAGCCGAAACCCGTCCGCCAAGGGACGCCCTTGCCCTGACGGCCTTTCTGGCCCTTGTGGGGCTCTGGACCATGAATTTTTTCTGGTCCTACCTGGGCATCATCCCGGCCCTTATCACATCCAGCGCCATGTATTTTAACGGATTTTTTATAAGTTACTACCTGAACCGGGAGACCGCTTCAAAAAACAGAGCCACGGTCCTGAGTTTTAAGGGATTGATTTACAATGTTTCCTACGGAGTGTTGGGGGTGGCGTATGCCCTGGTTCTAAAGACCCATCGCGCGGCCCTTGAATCTGTTTCCATGGGGGTGGTGGATTCTGTTGCCATGGAAAACCAGGTATTCGTGGACGTGTTTGTCTGTTTTCCCCTGGTGTTCATGGCTGGGTTGACGGTCATGGTTCTTTTCTCTTTTCTGACTTTTAAAAAGAAATCTTCTTAA
- a CDS encoding aspartate/glutamate racemase family protein, whose product MMDTVPGGHNTYGHVVGILMNDSTIPRIPGDPGHAETFAFPVIYEVLKGFPFEDLISCKKDHMDILIDKARKLEAKGVSLIATDCGLFGPFHADLKKHLKVSFVGSALDLVPLLQRFLPANQRVGVITGHTGMLKPGHLTAAGIDPASVCLAGMENSSEFNRVVIEKTPSLNIEKMRQGVVDAALGLSGNNIGAIVLECTNLISFRADIQQALRIPVFDLVTLIETFVSGFGVRKFHSRFIR is encoded by the coding sequence ATGATGGACACCGTCCCAGGGGGACATAATACCTATGGCCATGTGGTCGGAATTTTAATGAACGATTCAACCATTCCGAGAATCCCTGGTGATCCAGGCCATGCCGAAACCTTTGCCTTTCCTGTCATCTATGAAGTGCTCAAGGGATTTCCCTTTGAAGATCTTATCTCCTGCAAAAAAGATCACATGGATATCCTGATCGATAAGGCAAGGAAACTTGAAGCAAAGGGTGTCAGCCTCATTGCTACAGACTGCGGGCTTTTTGGCCCGTTTCATGCCGATTTAAAAAAGCACCTGAAGGTTTCATTTGTCGGATCTGCCCTTGATCTGGTACCCCTGCTGCAGCGGTTTCTACCGGCAAACCAGCGGGTGGGAGTCATTACCGGCCATACGGGAATGTTAAAACCTGGGCACCTTACAGCCGCTGGCATTGATCCCGCTTCGGTCTGCCTGGCCGGGATGGAAAACAGTTCAGAGTTCAATCGAGTGGTGATTGAAAAAACGCCATCCCTGAATATCGAAAAGATGCGTCAAGGTGTTGTGGATGCCGCCTTGGGTTTGTCCGGCAATAATATAGGGGCCATTGTCCTGGAATGCACCAACCTCATCTCGTTCCGGGCCGATATCCAGCAGGCATTGAGGATACCGGTTTTCGACCTTGTGACATTAATTGAAACATTTGTTTCCGGTTTTGGCGTCCGGAAATTTCACTCCCGATTCATAAGATAA
- a CDS encoding TIGR04076 family protein, with protein sequence MVKLKVSVERIDGYCNQPMLVGDHFFVDGGKIKIPDGKHICMWALQSMMPIFPLMQRDSSGEGDWTSRASGQVFVCPDPKGRVHYRIERIKD encoded by the coding sequence ATGGTTAAATTAAAGGTCAGTGTTGAAAGAATCGACGGATATTGCAACCAGCCAATGCTTGTGGGAGATCATTTCTTTGTGGATGGTGGCAAGATAAAAATTCCCGACGGCAAGCACATCTGCATGTGGGCGCTTCAAAGCATGATGCCAATTTTCCCCCTGATGCAGCGTGACAGTTCTGGGGAGGGAGACTGGACCTCAAGGGCGTCCGGTCAGGTTTTTGTCTGCCCTGATCCAAAGGGTAGGGTGCATTACAGAATTGAAAGGATAAAAGACTGA
- a CDS encoding transglutaminase-like domain-containing protein, producing MWGALSLAVFATLFMVRLGLFQGGATGEAGLGGGVPAIVAGETYMAIFQNGRHIGFSHRILDETDNGYRIHEQTAMKVNTMGMVQDVDLRMDGEAASDLSLRSFDFEVMSGRFQFKVTGTVDDLVLGVTTMVGTQPPSPRVEIRLTRKPYLSALIAPAMAGIGRLDGIDGSDKIDSSDKIDVSTARVFSVFDPVTMGEMAVEVRVVGEETMTVMGRETAVRKLAIQAKGMTQYAFVDATGRVVKEEGLLGITLVAATRAEAIEGVVPGDDLTLVASVKPVWNIENQGDVPVNDKRVPSRNDRLKTLSRLTVVISGIDLQAFDLDGGRQSLDNNRLTITRERPEPGKSGEVSALIVDPEPFNPEPFLAADPLIQSDHPDIVTLARQIAGNQDDSIGKIRAVLTWMGKHIEKRPVVSLPNALSTLNARMGDCNEHAVLFAALCRSLGIPTRIEAGLVFLNNRFYYHAWNGVFLDNWTSVDALFNQFPADATHIRLSMGKGGEGFDLMGVIGRIKIEIVGAKP from the coding sequence GTGTGGGGGGCTTTATCCCTGGCCGTTTTTGCCACTCTTTTCATGGTGCGTCTGGGCCTGTTCCAGGGCGGAGCCACTGGGGAGGCTGGTCTGGGTGGTGGTGTGCCGGCAATCGTTGCCGGGGAAACCTATATGGCCATTTTTCAGAATGGGCGGCACATCGGCTTTTCCCACCGAATCCTGGATGAGACGGACAATGGATACCGAATCCATGAACAGACCGCCATGAAGGTCAACACCATGGGCATGGTCCAGGATGTTGACCTTCGCATGGACGGTGAGGCAGCGTCTGATTTGTCCCTTCGATCTTTTGACTTTGAAGTCATGTCCGGCAGGTTTCAATTCAAGGTGACAGGAACCGTGGACGACCTGGTCCTTGGGGTGACGACCATGGTCGGTACCCAGCCCCCTTCTCCCCGGGTTGAGATACGGCTGACCCGAAAACCCTACCTCAGCGCTCTCATTGCCCCTGCCATGGCAGGGATTGGCCGTTTAGATGGGATCGACGGTTCCGACAAGATTGATAGTTCCGATAAAATTGATGTTTCAACGGCCAGGGTCTTTTCCGTGTTCGACCCGGTTACCATGGGCGAAATGGCGGTAGAGGTCAGGGTGGTGGGAGAAGAGACAATGACGGTGATGGGTCGGGAAACGGCTGTCAGAAAGCTTGCCATCCAGGCCAAGGGCATGACCCAGTACGCCTTTGTAGATGCCACGGGCCGAGTGGTAAAAGAAGAGGGGCTTCTTGGCATCACCCTTGTTGCCGCCACACGGGCTGAGGCCATTGAAGGGGTTGTTCCAGGCGATGACCTCACCCTTGTTGCTTCGGTTAAACCTGTCTGGAACATTGAAAATCAGGGGGATGTTCCGGTTAATGATAAGCGTGTCCCATCCCGGAACGACCGCCTGAAAACCCTTTCAAGACTGACTGTTGTAATTTCCGGTATTGATCTTCAGGCCTTTGATCTTGACGGGGGGCGCCAGTCCCTGGACAACAACCGGCTCACCATCACACGGGAGCGGCCTGAACCCGGAAAATCAGGGGAAGTGTCTGCCTTGATTGTCGATCCTGAACCCTTTAATCCTGAACCCTTTCTTGCTGCTGACCCCTTGATTCAATCGGATCATCCTGATATTGTCACCCTTGCCCGCCAGATTGCCGGCAACCAGGACGATTCCATTGGAAAAATCCGTGCCGTTTTAACCTGGATGGGCAAACATATTGAAAAGCGGCCGGTGGTGTCACTGCCCAACGCCCTTTCAACCCTGAATGCCCGCATGGGCGACTGCAACGAGCATGCGGTTTTGTTTGCCGCCCTCTGCCGCAGTCTTGGCATTCCAACACGCATCGAGGCGGGCCTGGTTTTTTTGAACAACAGGTTCTACTACCATGCCTGGAATGGCGTGTTCCTGGACAATTGGACAAGCGTTGATGCTCTTTTTAACCAGTTCCCCGCCGATGCCACCCATATCAGACTGAGCATGGGCAAGGGTGGGGAAGGGTTTGACCTCATGGGCGTTATCGGCAGGATTAAAATTGAAATTGTGGGGGCCAAACCATGA
- a CDS encoding HTH domain-containing protein, producing MITQEQPLKCEECGAVIPENDERQFKGQVICEDCYMTVLSPLKVCDPWAAYCAKSFSEKPGSQPDLTPVQTRILQVLKETGGLERQELAERLKLSEEDLKRDFATLRHMEKVRAEKRDGCIILSLS from the coding sequence ATGATAACCCAAGAACAACCACTGAAATGTGAGGAATGTGGCGCAGTCATTCCTGAAAACGATGAAAGACAATTCAAAGGGCAGGTGATCTGCGAGGATTGCTACATGACCGTACTTTCTCCGTTGAAGGTATGTGATCCATGGGCTGCATACTGTGCCAAGTCCTTTTCTGAAAAACCTGGTTCCCAGCCGGATTTAACCCCGGTGCAGACACGGATCCTGCAGGTTTTAAAAGAAACAGGTGGCCTTGAACGCCAGGAACTTGCGGAACGGCTTAAGCTTTCCGAGGAGGATTTGAAACGAGATTTTGCAACACTCCGCCACATGGAAAAAGTAAGGGCTGAAAAGAGGGACGGATGTATAATACTCAGCCTATCGTAA
- a CDS encoding DUF488 domain-containing protein produces MNSKQTTIRIKRVYEKPDEADGRRILVDRLWARGLSKEKAKVDVWVKEIAPSTELRRWYGHDPNKWTEFKSRYAEELRAKHSQVRDVLEEVRVGIVTFLYSSKEEKLNNAVALKEYIESII; encoded by the coding sequence ATGAACAGTAAGCAAACCACAATCCGTATTAAGCGCGTGTACGAAAAACCAGATGAGGCGGACGGACGCCGAATTCTGGTTGACCGATTGTGGGCGCGTGGGCTTTCGAAGGAGAAAGCGAAGGTAGACGTCTGGGTAAAGGAGATCGCTCCTTCCACAGAGTTGCGGCGCTGGTATGGACATGATCCGAACAAGTGGACCGAATTTAAAAGCCGCTATGCTGAAGAATTACGAGCTAAACACAGCCAAGTTAGGGATGTTTTGGAGGAGGTTCGTGTGGGCATCGTGACGTTTCTTTATAGTTCGAAAGAAGAGAAACTGAACAACGCGGTGGCTCTGAAGGAATATATAGAGTCAATAATTTAG
- a CDS encoding TetR/AcrR family transcriptional regulator: MKKIELKKKLKLNSIVKAAQALFQSNGFIGTSMDKIADKAGVTKQTVYRYFDSKEALFKAALDLHRLEATSPDFLEALNLEDPEKALEAFATGFIERHLSKEHLANIRLLVSEGPMVPEITRVFYAMGPRRMRTRLSQFLKDRFNIEDAEYEIGVFLDILLSLRMPVLTGLHAPPSRESLRRHAAKAVKVLMKLLDL, translated from the coding sequence ATGAAAAAAATAGAGTTAAAGAAAAAGTTAAAGCTAAACAGCATCGTTAAAGCCGCACAAGCGTTGTTTCAATCCAATGGCTTCATCGGCACCAGTATGGATAAAATTGCCGATAAGGCCGGTGTCACCAAACAAACGGTATACCGGTATTTCGATTCGAAGGAGGCACTTTTCAAGGCGGCTCTGGATCTGCATCGCCTGGAAGCGACAAGCCCTGATTTCCTGGAGGCACTGAACCTGGAAGATCCAGAAAAGGCTTTGGAAGCCTTTGCAACTGGATTCATCGAAAGACATTTGTCCAAAGAGCATCTGGCAAACATCCGCTTGCTGGTATCCGAGGGCCCCATGGTGCCTGAAATAACACGTGTCTTTTATGCCATGGGTCCCCGGCGGATGAGAACCCGCCTTTCACAATTTTTAAAGGACAGATTTAACATAGAAGACGCCGAATACGAGATTGGCGTTTTTCTCGACATTCTTCTTTCCCTGCGCATGCCTGTACTTACCGGCCTGCATGCGCCTCCGTCCCGGGAAAGTCTCCGGCGGCATGCTGCCAAAGCCGTCAAGGTTCTCATGAAATTGCTCGATTTATAA
- a CDS encoding ABC transporter ATP-binding protein, whose amino-acid sequence MIELDRVTKKYNRLVAVDQLSLSLYPGEIFGFIGPNGAGKTTTIQMIAGLTEPTSGNVTVCGIDMKKHPQLAKQKIGFIPDRPYLYERLTAMEFLKFTADLFAMDPVGFEKKALALLEMFSLGRWADEMIEAFSHGMKQRLIMAAALIHDPELLVVDEPMVGLDPLAINLVKGLLRQFAADNKTVFMSTHTLSIAGELCDRVGVINKGRLLALGTVEELKTLTQSDHADLEELFMILTENGGGREANPSGEKNHGNI is encoded by the coding sequence ATGATCGAACTGGACCGGGTGACCAAAAAATACAACAGACTTGTTGCCGTGGATCAATTGAGTCTTTCCCTTTACCCGGGAGAAATCTTCGGTTTTATCGGACCCAACGGTGCCGGCAAGACCACCACCATCCAGATGATTGCCGGATTGACGGAACCAACCTCTGGGAATGTTACGGTGTGCGGCATTGACATGAAAAAACATCCCCAGCTTGCAAAACAGAAGATTGGATTCATCCCTGACAGGCCCTATCTCTACGAGAGGCTCACGGCCATGGAGTTCCTGAAATTCACGGCTGATCTGTTTGCCATGGACCCCGTGGGGTTTGAAAAAAAGGCACTGGCCCTTTTGGAGATGTTTTCCCTTGGGCGCTGGGCAGACGAGATGATTGAAGCCTTTTCCCACGGCATGAAGCAGCGGCTGATCATGGCGGCGGCCCTGATCCATGACCCTGAACTCCTTGTGGTGGATGAACCCATGGTGGGCCTTGATCCCTTGGCCATCAACCTGGTCAAGGGGCTTTTACGACAATTTGCCGCCGACAATAAAACCGTTTTCATGTCCACCCACACCCTGTCCATTGCAGGCGAACTCTGCGACAGGGTGGGCGTTATCAACAAGGGACGGCTTTTGGCCCTTGGAACGGTGGAGGAATTAAAGACCCTGACCCAATCCGACCATGCCGATCTGGAGGAGCTGTTCATGATCCTGACGGAAAATGGAGGGGGCAGGGAAGCAAACCCTTCCGGGGAAAAAAATCATGGAAACATCTGA
- a CDS encoding 4Fe-4S dicluster domain-containing protein encodes MLLIDPAKCSGCRRCETHCSFFHSGRTGHLGARIKVEKIEILGFDFPVVCHQCKEHYCTKCPQKAISITERGSIEVSPTLCNLCGACEQLCPIGAIEIYNEIPHVCDLCGGNPRCVEACKMDAITYDPQIKQTLSLEGFKKKTKKMTPAEKRYEYAMQSSQTLRDDWLKNRSK; translated from the coding sequence ATGTTGTTAATCGATCCCGCCAAATGTTCCGGATGCAGAAGATGTGAAACCCATTGTTCTTTTTTTCATTCCGGTCGAACAGGGCACCTGGGTGCCAGAATAAAAGTTGAAAAGATTGAAATACTGGGGTTTGATTTTCCCGTGGTCTGCCACCAGTGCAAGGAACACTATTGCACAAAATGTCCCCAGAAGGCCATCTCCATAACAGAAAGGGGCAGTATCGAAGTCTCACCGACCCTCTGTAATCTTTGTGGTGCATGTGAACAATTATGTCCCATCGGCGCCATTGAAATCTACAATGAGATTCCCCACGTGTGTGACCTTTGCGGGGGGAACCCCAGGTGCGTTGAAGCCTGTAAGATGGATGCCATTACCTATGATCCCCAGATTAAACAGACCCTCTCCCTTGAAGGGTTTAAAAAGAAAACCAAAAAAATGACCCCTGCTGAAAAAAGATATGAATATGCCATGCAAAGCAGCCAGACCCTCAGGGACGACTGGTTAAAAAACAGGAGCAAATAA
- a CDS encoding tyrosine-type recombinase/integrase, protein MDIVVYPIFRGNTHPRDLKAHRVERFLSDLVVRCEASASIQSQAMNAINIRRLQELMGHADVKTTAQYIHVMDEDIPRITSPLEGLDL, encoded by the coding sequence ATGGATATTGTGGTATATCCGATTTTTCGTGGTAACACCCATCCACGCGATCTCAAGGCCCACCGTGTGGAGCGCTTTTTGTCAGATTTGGTGGTTAGATGTGAAGCGTCTGCATCCATCCAGAGCCAGGCAATGAATGCCATCAATATCAGAAGGCTCCAGGAACTCATGGGGCATGCGGACGTCAAAACCACGGCGCAATACATCCATGTGATGGACGAAGACATCCCCCGCATCACAAGCCCCCTTGAAGGTTTAGATCTGTAA